The Bacteroidales bacterium genomic sequence AAATGAGCCTATGCTAACTTTGTATGCACAATGCATGCTAACAGGTCTGCAGTTGTTTATTTATTGGACGATCTGGATGTTTTTATGGTAAATATACAAAAAAAATAATGATTGTTATGTTCTAAAAATACAATTGGCCTCTTCACATCAATGAATTGCATCAACTGTGTATCAAAATGCCTAATTGTTGATTTTTTAAGTTTGCCTGACATTCCTTCAAAGTTTTTAATAAATCCTGCTTTTAATTGCATCAAAAAAATGGCTTTTTTTATTAACTTATATTAATATATATATGATTTATCATAATATCCTCTCATAGTTAAGGTTCGATTATTTATCTAACTATAAACTCGTAAGGTCATTATCGGTTCAATCAAAAAATAAAATAACGAAATAACCAACACCATATATCCATATTACTATTATCAAAAAAATAAGTAATACTATTTTATTATTTTTTATTAATTTACGGTGCAAACTGATACTATTTTCTGAAAAACAAGAATAAATTTTCTTTCTGGTAAAATAAAAAGGAAAGAAGAACCAAATGAAATTATCAAATTCTAATTTGAAACAGTTAAAGGTGAATAAAAATGTATAAAAATTAGCATTTTTTATATTTTCAGGTAATAATTCTTTCAATAATTTATAGTGAAGTTCTCCCTTACGTAATAAAAATCTCGCGAAAAGTAATAAAAGAATAAAATAAATAAAAATATAAAGTTTTATATAAATATTCATAAAACAAAGGATATATATATTTACCACACCCAGGTAAAAGTCTTTTTAATAGTTACTGCTAAAGGAATTCCCAAAGAAATTTAGTACTCCCCATTTTTCAAGCACGGGTTATATAAATATAAGTTTTTTTATTATGATGATCATGTGTTGATTGGGCTACTCCCTATTTCCCCAACCACTGCTTTATTTATTTGTTTCTCTTCAGGTTACAGTCAAATAATGGCATTTGAAACCAGAAAACCAAATCAAAATTAATCATCTAATTGGTATTTTTCAAATTTTCTGGCTGAAATTTACCCCTCTTCAGTCTGCACCACTTTTGATATTGATTACTTCATGATGGCACCCCGGGAGGCTTTTTTGGATGAATAGTACAGGGTGGATCAGGTTCATTCACAATGCTCATTCGTTTCAGGCACATCGGAAATTACCATCTTCCCTCGAACAATTCTGTCTTTTATTTCCTATAACATATCCCGGAACAGGGATGTTTATTAAATTTAACCATTTATTTTCCCTATGCCTAAACTGCATTGTATTCTTCTTTTTATGGTTCTTGCTACCGGGTGCGGAAAGGAAAAGGACGATCCGGTTTTTTCGTCTGCCCTGGAAGAACAGGTGCTGGAACAGGTGAATCTGCACCGCAGCCAGATGGGGCTTGCCCCGCTTTCGCTTCACCCTTCCCTGAGCAGGCTGGCACGAAACCATTCGGGAAATATGGCTTTGCAAAAAGTACCTTTCGGGCATGACGGATTTTCTTCGCGCGCCGACTGGATCAGCAAAAACCTGGGAAGCGGCAGCATCGGTGAAAATGTTGCCATGAGCAGTGACGATGCTGTCTATACCGTGCAGTCGTTGTGGCTCACATCCCCGGGGCACAAAGCCAACATCGAAGGCCAGTTTACCAGCACCGGTATCGGAGTCGCCAAAGGAACCGACTGATACTGGTATTATACCCAGATATTTTATCAACCTCAATAAATCCTGTTGCCATATGGAATACCGCATTGAACACGACACCATGGGCGAAGTAAAGGTGCCTGCCGACAAATACTGGGGTGCCCAAACCCAGCGTTCAGTCAACAACTTTAAAATCGGGGACCAGAAAATGCCCCGCGAAATCATCATGGCATTTGCCTATCTCAAGAAGGCAGCCGCTCTCACCAACCTTGACCTCGGCGTGTTGCCGCGCGAAAAAGCCGACCTCATCTGCCGGGTATGCGACGAAATCCTTGAAGGAAAGCTGGATGACCAGTTTCCTCTTGTTGTGTGGCAAACCGGTTCGGGAACCCAGACCAACATGAACCTCAATGAAGTAATTGCCAACCGGGCCCACGTACTCATGGGAAACAAACTGGGAGAGGGAAAAACCTTTCTGCATCCCAACGACGACGTGAACAAATCCCAGTCATCAAACGACACCTTCCCCACGGCCATGCACATTGCCGCATATAAGATGCTCACCGAAAAAACCATTCCGGGAATTGAACTGTTGCGCAACACCCTGCACGCCAAGTCACAGGCCTTTATGGACATTGTGAAAATAGGCCGTACCCATTTTATGGATGCTACCCCCCTTACTCTGGGTCAGGAGTTCTCGGGCTACGTTTCCCAGATTGACCACGGCCTCAGGGCTCTGCGCAATACCCTTCCCCATCTTTCCGAGCTGGCCCTGGGCGGAACGG encodes the following:
- a CDS encoding CAP domain-containing protein, which translates into the protein MPKLHCILLFMVLATGCGKEKDDPVFSSALEEQVLEQVNLHRSQMGLAPLSLHPSLSRLARNHSGNMALQKVPFGHDGFSSRADWISKNLGSGSIGENVAMSSDDAVYTVQSLWLTSPGHKANIEGQFTSTGIGVAKGTD
- the fumC gene encoding class II fumarate hydratase, translating into MEYRIEHDTMGEVKVPADKYWGAQTQRSVNNFKIGDQKMPREIIMAFAYLKKAAALTNLDLGVLPREKADLICRVCDEILEGKLDDQFPLVVWQTGSGTQTNMNLNEVIANRAHVLMGNKLGEGKTFLHPNDDVNKSQSSNDTFPTAMHIAAYKMLTEKTIPGIELLRNTLHAKSQAFMDIVKIGRTHFMDATPLTLGQEFSGYVSQIDHGLRALRNTLPHLSELALGGTAVGTGINAPKGYAEKVAAKIAELTGLPFVTAENKFESLAAHDALVETSGALKQLAVSLMKIGNDLRVLASGPRSGIGEILIPENEPGSSIMPGKVNPTQIEALTMVCAQVIGNDSAIAVGGMLGHFELNVFKPLMITNLLHSARLLGDACVSFTRNCAAGIEPNYPVIQKHLENSLMLVTALNPHIGYENAAKIAKKAHKEGKTLRQAAIELGLVTDEQFTQWVDPKKMV